In Lujinxingia sediminis, a single genomic region encodes these proteins:
- a CDS encoding TIGR04282 family arsenosugar biosynthesis glycosyltransferase, producing MAHDEIVIFAKAPEAGRVKTRLQPELSADESATLYRAFVNDVLELVGGWAGREPGRRATLAWSGPDDGAMFQATDRLDIIKVEQGEGDLGTRMRRAIEGARARGAGRVVIVGTDSPTLSEEHLERAFEVLLQHDVVWGPSFDGGYYLVGVEALRAPEGLDAESVIFEDIAWSTASVLTQSWERANEAGLLSELLGFWYDVDTFEDVKMLEFHLLEYLERQGFEGARHTREVLLTWRHSGRLTR from the coding sequence ATGGCACACGATGAGATCGTGATCTTTGCGAAGGCACCCGAGGCCGGGCGGGTGAAGACGAGGTTGCAGCCCGAACTCAGTGCGGATGAGAGCGCCACGCTATACCGGGCGTTTGTGAACGACGTTCTCGAACTGGTGGGTGGTTGGGCCGGGCGAGAGCCGGGGCGTCGTGCGACGCTGGCCTGGAGTGGGCCGGATGATGGCGCGATGTTTCAGGCTACCGATCGACTCGACATCATTAAGGTGGAGCAGGGAGAGGGGGACCTGGGCACCCGGATGCGCCGGGCGATCGAGGGTGCGCGAGCGCGGGGAGCGGGACGCGTTGTGATTGTCGGCACGGATTCGCCGACGCTCTCAGAAGAGCATCTCGAACGGGCGTTTGAGGTGTTGCTGCAACACGATGTGGTCTGGGGGCCGTCGTTTGATGGAGGCTACTACCTTGTAGGTGTAGAGGCCCTGCGAGCACCGGAGGGCCTCGATGCTGAGAGCGTGATATTTGAAGATATCGCGTGGAGCACAGCGTCGGTGCTGACGCAGAGTTGGGAGCGCGCCAACGAGGCGGGTCTCTTGTCGGAATTGTTGGGCTTCTGGTACGATGTTGACACCTTCGAGGATGTCAAAATGCTCGAATTTCATCTCCTGGAGTACTTAGAGCGCCAGGGTTTTGAAGGGGCTCGACATACCCGAGAGGTGCTTTTAACGTGGCGTCATAGCGGTCGGTTAACGCGCTGA